GGACCAATCCATACACCAGGCCCAGTACCACACTGCTCAGCAGTATGCGGTTCCAGGTCCAACTGGCGCGTAACAACAACGCCAGCCCCAGCGCACCGACCAGCACCAGCAAGGTGCGCGGTTCGCCGAAATACCACCAGGCAATCGCCGGCAGCATGGCCCAGGCCAGGATGCCCATGGCATCACTGGCTCCGCGTCGCAACAGCACCAGGCTGCCAGCGGCGGCACTCAACCAGAACAACAGCGGCATCGCTGCCGATCCCACCACCACGAGGGTGGCCTGCATACGGCCGCGCATGATGTATTCAGCCAGGGCGCGCATGCGATCTATTCCTTAACTCTTGTCGACTATCCGATCTCAGCGGCCGTGGCTGTCGGTGTAGGGCAGCAGGGCCAGGAAGCGGGCGCGCTTGATAGCGGTGGCCAGCTGACGCTGATAACGAGCCTTGGTACCGGTGATACGGCTGGGAACGATCTTGCCGGTTTCCGAGATGTAGGCTTTCAGGGTGTTGAGATCTTTGAAATCGATCTCTTTCACGTCTTCAGCGGTGAAGCGGCAGAATTTACGACGACGGAAGAAACGTGCCATGTGATTGGCTCCTCAATAGATCCGTGGATTACTCGTCAGCGTTGTCGCTGTCGTTGCTGTCGCTGTCATCGCCGTCGTTGGACTCGGCGTTTTCAGGACGTTCACGACGCTCGCGGCGCTCACTGCGGTTCTCTTCGGCCTTCAGCATCTCGGACTGGCCAGTAACGGCCTCGTCGCGACGGATGACCAGGTTACGGATCACGGCGTCGTTGTAGCGGAAGTTGTCTTCCAGCTCGGCCAGGGCCTTGCCGGTGCACTCTACGTTGAGCATCACGTAGTGGGCTTTGTGGACGTTGTTGATGGCATAAGCCAGCTGACGACGGCCCCAGTCTTCCAGGCGGTGAACCTTGCCACCGTCTTCTTCGATCAGCTTGGTGTAACGCTCGACCATGCCGCCGACTTGCTCGCTCTGGTCCGGGTGAACCAGGAAGATGATTTCGTAATGACGCATAAATGCTCCTTACGGGTTGTAGCCTGCCAACTAAGGTGGTCAGGCAAGGAGTGGTTTTTTCTCGTGATGAGCTTGCCGGGCGGTAGGCGCAAATAGGCCTGCCGTTACGGCAAGGGGCGACATTCTAGAGAAGCCCCCTGCCGCACGCAAGGCGAATTGGCGATTATTTGAGCAGTCAACCCTGGTGCTTGGCCCGACGCTGGCGCACCGCCTCGAACAGGCAGACGCCAGTGGCGACGGAGACGTTGAGACTGCTGACGCTGCCGCCCATGGGCAGCCTGACCAGGTAATCGCAATGCTCGCGAGTCAGACGGCGCATGCCCTTGCCCTCGGCGCCCATGACCAGCACCGTCGGACCGGTCATGTCGAGCTGATACAGCTCCTGCTCGACCTCACCTGCAGTGCCGACCACCCAGAGCCCCTTCTTCTGCAGTTTCTCCAGGGTGCGCGCCAGATTGGTCACCGCCACCAGCGGGATCACCTCGGCCGCACCACAGGCCACCTTGCGCACGGTGGCATTGAGCGTGGCGGACTTGTCCTTGGGCACGATCACCGCCAGCGCCCCCGCCGCATCGGCGGTACGCAGGCAGGCACCGAGGTTATGCGGATCGGTCACGCCGTCGAGCACCAGCAGCAGGGGTACACCCTCGCTACGCTCGAGCAGCTCGTCGAGCATGTTTTCACCCCAGACCTGACTCGGACTGACCTCGGCGACCACACCCTGGTGCACGCCCTCGGCCCAATCGTCCAGCTCCTGGCGCTCCTTGTGCCCGACCGGCACGCGGTACTGCGCCGCCAGCTCCAGCAGCGGCTGGATACGTGGTGCCTGACGACTCTCGGCCAGCCACAACTGCTTGACCCGCTTGGGATGGTGGCGCAGCAGTGCCTCCACGGCGTGAACGCCGTAAACCTTTTCCAACTGACTCATCGCTTCGCCTTACGCTTGCTCGGCTTGCCACCGCCCGCTTCGGCCTTGGCCTTTGGCGCAGGCGCGCCCTTGCGGTGACTGGCGGTTTTCTTCGCCGGCGCCTTGCCGCCGCCCTTCTTCGCACTGTCGAGCAAGGCCTTCTTCACTTCCCGGCTTTTCTGCACATCGGTGTTGCCTATGCCGCCGGCTTTGCCACCACGCCGCGAATCACCCCCCTTGGCCTTGCCCTGACTCAGTTCGAAGTCGATCTTGCGCTCGTCCAGGTCGACGCGCATGACCTTGACCTCGACGCTGTCGCCAAGGCGGAAGCTGCGGCCACTGCGCTCACCGGACAGGCGATGGTGAACCGGGTCGAAGTGGTAGTAGTCGGCCGGCAGCGCGGTTACGTGCACCAGGCCGTCGACGTAGATGTCGCGTAACTCGACGAAGATGCCGAAGCCGGTCACCGCAGTGATCACGCCCTCGAAAGTTTCACCGACGCGATCCTGCATGAACTCGCACTTGAGCCAGTTGACCACGTCACGGGTCGCCTCGTCGGCACGACGCTCGGTCATCGAGCACTGCTCGCCGAGTTTCTCCAGCGCCGCCTCGTCATACGGATAGATACGCGCCCTGGGCATGATCGCCGCTCCAGCACGCTCCACGTGCTTGGTTTCGCGCTTGGAGCGGATCACGCTGCGAATGGCGCGGTGCACCAGCAGGTCAGGGTAGCGACGGATCGGCGAGGTGAAGTGGGTATAGGCCTCATAGTTGAGGCCGAAGTGACCGGCGTTTTCGGCGCTGTACACCGCCTGACTCAGCGAACGCAGCATCACGGTCTGGATCAGGTGATAGTCCGGACGCTCGCGGATGCTTTCCAGCAGCCGCTGATAGTCTTTGGGCGACGGGCCGTCCTTGGACTTGCCACGCTGCAGCGACAAACCCAGCTCGCCGAGGAAGGCCTTGAGCTTCTCCAGGCGCTCGGCCGGCGGGCCGTCGTGCACGCGGTACAGCGAGGGAATCTCGTGATCCTGCATGAAGCGTGCAGTGGCCACGTTGGCGGCCAGCATGCACTCCTCGATCAGCTTGTGCGCGTCGTTGCGCTGGGTCGGACGGATCTCGGCGATCTTGCGATCCTCACCGAAGATGATGCGCGTCTCCTGCGTTTCGAAGTCGATGGCGCCGCGCTCGTGACGGGCCGCAATCAGCACCTGATACAACGCATAGAGCTGGTTGAGGTGCGGCAGGACTTCCTTGTATTCGCTGCGCAGGGACTTGCCCTCGCTGCTCTTGGGATCTTCCAGCATCAGGCTGACCTTGTTGTAGGTCAGACGTGCGTGGGAGTGGATCACCGCTTCATAGAACTTGTAGTCGACCATCTGGCCGCTCTTGGACATGGTCATCTCGCAGACCATCGCCAGGCGATCGACATGCGGGTTGAGCGAGCACAACCCGTTGGACAGTTCCTCGGGCAGCATCGGCACGACGCGCTCGGGGAAATACACCGAGTTGCCGCGCTCGACCGCCTCGGCGTCCAGCGCCGAACCAACCTTGACGTAGTGCGACACATCGGCGATGGCCACGTAGAGCTTCCAGCCACCGGAGAACAGCTTCCAGCGGCTGCTGTTCTTCTCGCAGTAGACGGCGTCGTCGAAGTCGCGCGCGTCTTCACCATCGATGGTCACAAAAGGCAGGTGGCGCAGGTCGACGCGCTTTTCCTTGTCCTTTTCGTCCACTTCGGGCTTGAGCTTGCGCGCCTCCTTGATCACGGCCTCGGGCCAGACATGCGGGATGTCGTAGCTGCGCAGCGCCACGTCGATCTCCATGCCCGGGGCCATGTAGTTACCGATCACTTCGATGATGTCGCCCTGCGGCTGGAAGCGAGAGGTCGGCCAGTGAGTGATCTTGATCTCGACAAACTGCCCGACGCGCGCACCGGCGGTACGTCCGGGGGTAACCAGCACTTCCTGCTGGATCTTGGGATTGTCGGCAACCACGAAGCCGATGCCGTTCTCTTCGTAGTAACGGCCGACGATGCTCTCGTGGGCACGGCTGATCACCTCGACGATGCCGCCTTCGCGACGGCCACGCCGGTCGAGACCGGCCACGCGCACCAGGGCACGGTCACCATCGAACACCAGACGCATCTGCGCCGGACTGAGAAAAAGGTCATCGCTGCCGTCATCCGGCACGAGGAAGCCGAAACCGTCGCGGTGACCGCTGATGCGCCCGCAGATCAGATCGAGCTTGTCCACCGGCGCGTAGGTGCCGCGGCGGGTGTAGATGAGCTGACCATCGCGCTCCATGGCACGCAGACGGCGGCGCAGCGCTTCGAGCTGGTCCTCGGTATCGAGACCAAACTCTTCGACCAGTTGCTCGCGACTGGCGGGCGAACCCCGCTCGGCCAGATGGGCCAGGATCAGTTCGCGGCTGGGAATGGGGTTGTCGTATTTTTCCGCCTCGCGGGCGGCCTCGGGATCGAGGGATTGCCAATCGGCCATGTAGGAAGGATTACCTATGCTTATGTATAAAGGTGTATGCCATTTGCCTATTGAAGCGCGAAAACGGCATTTGCGGCAGCTTTTCCGCCGACAATAATTTTTTTGGGGTCAGGGGTTTACAAGCCAAATGCCCGCCCGTATAGTTCGCGCCCACAGCGTCGAGCAGACGTTGTAACACGAAGCAGATGAGGAATCATCGGTTTCTGTGCCCAGGTGGCGGAATTGGTAGACGCGCTGGTTTCAGGTATCAGTGGTGGCAACACCGTGGAAGTTCGAGTCTTCTCCTGGGCACCAAATTTCGTGAAGCGGCTTGATAACCCACTTTGCAAATAACGGATGCAACGCTCCGTGTCGGTAACGACGAACATTGCTGCAGTGCCCAGGTGGCGGAATTGGTAGACGCGCTGGTTTCAGGTATCAGTGGTGGCAACACCGTGGAAGTTCGAGTCTTCTCCTGGGCACCAAATTTCAAAAAACCGAGTCAGATGACTCGGTTTTTTATTGCCTGAAGAAAAGTCAGACGCGTCAGCAACCGCTGAGAAGCGAGGCGCACAAGGCGCCCCGCCCAACGATCAGACCTTGAACTGCCCCAGACTGGCCTTGAGCTGCGCCGCCAGTTCGTCCAGCACCCTCGCATTGCCGGCAATCGCCGCCACCGCATCGGCTGCACGCTGCGCTTCGGCATGGATGATCTCCACACGCCCACGCACCGCACCGGCCCCCTCGGCCTGATGGGCCGCAGCCTGAGTCGCCGCGTTGATAGCACCGTGCACATCGTCCACGGATTGCTGCACCGACTGCTGCAGGCGCGCGCTGTCACGCAGTACCTGCAGCCCTTCGCTGCCCTGCTCCCCCGCCTGGGCGATAGCGGCCACTGCTTCCTGCGCGCCACGCTGCAAGGCAGCGATGTGGGTCTGAATATCACCGGTGGACTGCTGGGTCTTGCTCGCCAGCGCCCGCACCTCGTCGGCCACGACGGCGAAACCACGACCGCTTTCGCCGGCGCGCGCCGCCTCGATGGCAGCATTGAGTGCAAGCAGGTTGGTCTGTTCGGCAATGGACTGAATCACCGTCAGCACCACCTCGATCTGCTCACTCTGCTTGGCCAGACGCTCGATCACTGCCGAGCCGTCCGCCACGCGTGCGACCAGCCCTTCGATCAGGGAGGAAAGTCGCTGGGCGATGGCCGCATTCTCATGCGCCGCCTGGCGAATGGTATCGACGCGCTGCAGCGCCTCCTGCATGGACTGGCTCTCCGCCTGCGCCTCGTCGGCCATTTGCTCCAGCGCCTGCAGACTCCCTGCCACCTCGTCGCGCTGACGCTCAGCGGCCGCTTCGGCTGCCACGCCGCGCTGGCTCAGGCTACGAATCTGCTCACCGGTACGCAGGGCCACTTCGCCAGACTCACGCACAATGGGCTGCAACTTGGCGATGAAGCGGTTTACCGCATCGGCCATCTCACCAACTTCGTCCTGACTGTCGATGCTCACACGCCGGGTCAGATCACCCTCGCCCGCTGCCAGGTCGTTGAGTGCGGCACTGAGCAGGCGCAGACGACTGAGCACGCGCCAGCCGAGCACCAGCGCCACGACCACCAGTGCCAAGGCACCGACGACCAGCAACCCCAGAGCGATGTTCCAGCGCAGCGAGTCAGCGGCCTCGAGCACCGATTCGCCACCGTTACGCGCCATCTCCTGGGTGTAACGCTCAGCCGATTGCAAACGCGCCCGCAGCGCCCCGGTCGCCTCCTCGAAGGCACCCGCCAGACTGCTGTCAACCAGTTCGCCGGCACCATTGACCAATGACGTGAAACGACCATCCAGGGCGGTCAGTTCGCGCTGAACCACATCCAGCGACAGGCCCATCTGGACCTTGCCAATCGAAGCCCCCATTGGATTGATGTCAGCCTCGACCACATACACTCGCGGGTCCCGCGAAGCGGCATCCACCAGCTTGTCCAGCGGCGAATCGCCCTGACCAGCGGCTACCAGCTCACGCACCTGCGCATTGCTGCGGTTGAAATTGCGGGTCAGGCGTTTGCCTTCCGCGTCATAGATGACGGCGAACAGCACCGCCGGGTCCTGCTGGGCAATTCGGGTCAACGCCGTGAGCCCCGGAATGTCCAGGTCCCAGATTGATTTCGGAGCGACACCAGCCAGCAACTGCGCCAGGGACTGACCAGACTGCTTGAGATTGCCCTCGAGCACCACGCGCAACTGCGCCTGCTCGTCCTTCAACTGAGTGGAAAGGCCTTCGCCCAGTCGACTACGCGTGCTGCCCGCCAGCCCCGAGAGCCCCTGGCTCAACTCACGCTCGGCCATACCCAACTCTTCACCCAGGCGGCGGCTTTCACCGCCCAGGCGCTGAGCCAGGTCTTCGACCATGCCGTCGACCGACGCACGCATCAACCACACTGCCAACCCGACCTGCACCAACATGGCCAAACCGAGCGCAACAAATACCGGGCGCAGCAAACGACTGCGCAACATGGAAACGATGGCGAACACTGGGGACACTCCTCAACGACCGTACTGACTATAACGGCGACTTCCGGGATTTATTGAGTCCAAGCAAGGTGCGTGCCTATCAATACTGAAAAAACAGCGCCAAACCACGCACTCCCCGGCACGATGACGACAGATCAGAGCAGCATCGCCTCCCTCTGCAAAGGGCGCAGGCCATAAAAAAGCCGCCCGAAGGCGGCTTTTCAAATCAACAAACGGCCATCAGGCGAACGGATGACGCAGGATGATGGTTTCGTTGCGATCCGGGCCGGTGGAAATGATGTCGATCGGCGCACCGACCAGCTCTTCCACACGCTTGATGTAGGCACGAGCCGCGGCAGGCAGGTCTTCCAGGGTCTTGGCGCCCAGAGTGGACTCGCCCCAGCCCGGCATTTCCTCATAGACCGGCTGCAGGCCGATGTAGCTGTCGGCATCGGTCGGCGCATCGACCAGCACCTGGCCATTGGCATCCTTGTAGCCGGTGCAGATACGGATGGTTTCCAGGCCGTCGAGCACGTCCAGCTTGGTCAGGCACAGACCGGAAATGCTGTTGATCTCGATGGCGCGACGCAGGATCACCGCATCGAACCAACCGCAACGACGGGCACGACCGGTGGTGGCACCGAACTCGTGACCACGCTTGGCCAGGAACGCACCGATGTCGTCGAACAGCTCGGTCGGGAACGGGCCGGAGCCGACACGGGTGGTGTAGGCCTTGGTGATGCCGAGGATGTAGTCCAGGTACAGCGGGCCGAAACCGGAGCCGGTTGCGATACCACCAGCGGTGGTGTTGGAGCTGGTGACGTAGGGGTAGGTGCCGTGGTCGATATCCAGCAGCGAACCCTGGGCACCTTCGAACATGATGTCCTTGCCTTCGCGGCGCAGGTCATGCAGCACGGCAGTGACGTCGGCCATCATCGGCTTGAGCAGCTCGGCGTACTCCATGCACTCGTCCAGAGTCTTCTGGAAGTCGATGGCCGGCTCCTTGTAGAAGTTGACCAGCTGGAAGTTGTGGTAATCCAGTAGCTCACCCAGCTTGGCAGCGAAGCGCTCACGGTGGAACAGATCACCGACGCGCAGACCGCGACGCGCAACCTTGTCCTCGTAGGCCGGGCCGATACCGCGGCCGGTGGTACCGATCTTGGCATCGCCACGGGCCTTTTCGCGCGCCTGGTCCAGCGCCACGTGATAGGACAGGATCAGCGGACAGGCCGGGCTGATACGCAGGCGCTCGCGCACCGGCACACCCTTCTCTTCCAGCTTGGTGATTTCGCGCAGCAGTGCATCCGGCGCGACCACCACACCGTTGCCGATCAGGCATTCAACGCCTTCGCGCAGGATGCCGGAGGGAATCAGGTGCAGAACGGTCTTTTCACCGTCGATCACCAAGGTGTGGCCAGCGTTGTGGCCACCCTGATAACGCACGACTGCAGCAGCCTGCTCGGTGAGCAGGTCGACGATCTTGCCCTTGCCCTCATCACCCCACTGGGTGCCCAGGACGACGACATTCTTACCCATGATACTTGTCCTCTTCGCGCAGCTTCGATGCCGGCCGCCGGCCGGCGCAAAAATAGTTTCAGGACGCCAGGGGCGCCACCTGCCAACGTCCATCACGCAACGTCAGCAGGCGGTCACAGCCTGCTTCGCGCGCATCCGCCTCGCTCTGCCCGGGCAGCGCCTGTACCACACGCTCACCCTCACTACGCAGACGACGAACGGCCTGCCACAGATAGAGATCATGATTATCCGGAGCCCAGACGCCACCGAGCGCTTCATCCAGACGCATGTCACCCAGGGTCACCAGGGTCTTCAGATCAGTGGAGAAGCCGGTAGCCGGGCGTGCCCGACCGAACACCGCACCGGTATCGTCGTAACGACCGCCCTGAGCAATGGCACCGCCCTCGCCCGGGACGAAGGCCGCGAACACAACGCCAGTGTGATAGTTGTAGCCGCGCAATTCGCCGAGGTCGAAATACAGCGGCAATTCGGGATAACGCAGCTCCAGCGCATCGGCGATGGCCACCAACTCATCAAGGGCGGCATGGACCGCATCCGGCGCTTCGACCAGGACAGCCTGAGCCAGATCCAGCACCTCGCGCCCACCACACAGCTCGGCCAGCGAACGCAGCATGTTGCCCAGGCCTGCCGGCAACGCCGCAGTCAGGGTCTCGATTTCGTCCATGGCCTTGCGCTGCAGCGCGTCGAACAACTGCTGCTCGGCCGCACCGGACAGCCCCGCGGCGCGGGCCAGACCGCGGTAGATGCCGACATGACCAAGGTCCATGTGCACGTCCGGCACTGCAGCCAGCTCAAGGGTCTCGACCAGCAGGCTGATCACCTCGATATCGCTGGCCGGGCTGGCGTCGCCATAGAGCTCGGCGCCGAGCTGGATCGGGCTGCGCGAAGTGGTCAGCGCACGCGGCTTGGCGTGCAGCACGCTGCCGGCATAGCACAGACGGCTCGGCCCCTCGCGGCGCAGGGTGTGGGCGTCGATACGCGCCACCTGCGGAGTGATGTCGGCACGAAAGCCCATCTGCCGGCCGGAGAGCGGATCGGTGACCTTGAAGGTACGCAGATCGAGATCCTGGCCGGCGCCAGTGAGCAGGGATTCCAGGTACTCGATATGAGGGGTGACGACGAATTCGTAACCCCAACGTTGGAACAGATCCAGCACCTGACGGCGTGCCGCCTCGATGCGCGCCGCTTCCGGCGGCAGTACTTCTTCGATGCCATCTGGCAGCAGCCAGCGGTCTACCGTTGCCATTTCGCCATTCCCCTCTCGATCCGGGCGGCACAAGCCTTCAGTGAAGCAGATATAGAAGAGCAGTACCCAGCAGCATGCTGGCCAGCCCCATAAGACGCAGTCGGCGGTCGGGCAGACGCGCAGCCTGCAATACCGCCCCGCGCCAATGACGCGGATAGAGGAAGGGCAGGATGCCTTCCAGCACCAGTACCAGACACAGTGCGACGCCGAGTTCCTGCCACATGATTCCCACAGACGCAAAAAAGCCGGGATTTTCCCGGCTGCCGCATCATACCACGTTTTCCCCTGAGGTCACCCCGGCGACGCATCGCGCCGCCAGGGTTGCCGATCAACGCTTGGACTTTTCCAGGTAACGGAAGAAATCGCTACTTGGATCCAGCACCAGGACGTCACGCTTGTCAGCGAAGCTTTCGCGGTACGCCTGCAGGCTACGGTAGAAGGAGTAGAACTCCTGATCCTGACCGAAGGCACGGGCGTAGATGGCAGCAGCCTGGGCATCACCATCACCGCGCAGCTCTTCCGCTTCACGGTAGGCTTCAGCCAGCAGCACACGACGCTGACGATCGGCATCGGCGCGAATACCTTCGGCCAGCTCACGACCCTTGGCGCGGTGCTCGCGGGCCTCACGCTCACGCTCGGTGCTCATCCGCTCGAACACGCTGCGGTTGACCTCACGCGGCAGGTCGATGGCCTTGACCCGCACATCGACCACTTCGATACCCAGCTCACGCTCGGCAGCACGATTGAGGGTTGAGGTAACGTCAGCCATCAGCGCATCGCGTTCACCGGAAACCGACTCGTGCAGGGTGCGCTTACCGAACTGGTCACGCAGCGAAGCTTCCAGGCGACGCGCCAGACGCTCGTCGGCGACCTGCTTCATGCCGGACGTGGCCTGATAGAAACGCTCGGCATCCTTCACCCGCCATTTGGCGTAGGCGTCCACCATCAGTGCCTTCTTCTCCAGGGTCAGGAAGCGCGAAGAAGTGGAATCCAGCGTCAGCAGACGGCCATCGAAGATGCGCACCTGGTTGACGTAAGGAATCTTCACGTGCAGACCAGGCTGCACGTCCGGATTGACCACACGACCGAACTGCAGCAGAACCGCACGTTCGGTTTGCGCCACGATGTAGAAGCTATTCCATGCCACCAGGGCCAGAACCACGGCCACGATCAGGCCGATCAGGGACTTGTTGCTCATCAACGGCCCTCCCGGGTACGCAGGTTACGCTGCGACAGATCGCTGCTCAGCGGCACCGCCGGATCACGCGTCGTCGAAGTGCTACTGTTGGCGGAACTGGATGAAGAGGAACCACCACGGCTGTCGATCATCTTGTCCAGCGGCAGATAGAGCAGGTTGTTCTGCCCCTTGTCGCCAGTGACCAGAACCTTGCTGGTGTTGCTCATCAGTTCCTGCATGGTGTCCAGATACAGACGTTCACGGGTCACCTCCGGCGCCTTGCGATACTCGGCTACCAGCTTGGTGAAGCGGTCCGCCTCACCCTGGGCGCGGGCGATGACTTCATCGCGATAACCGTTGGCTTCTTCCAGCAGACGCTGGGCCTGACCACGCGCTTCCGGAATCACGCCATTGGCGTAGGACTCGGCCTGGTTCTTCTCGCGCTGCTCGTCTTCACGGGCACGGATCACGTCATCGAAGGCTTCCTGAACTTCACGCGGCGCCGCAGCGCTCTGGATGTTCACCTGGGTGATGGTGATACCGGTACGGTAGTTGTCGAGGAAACGCTGCAGACGCTCACGCACTTCGCTGGCCATCAGCTCACGACCTTCGGTCAGCACCTGGTCCATCTCGGTGGAGCCGACGACATGACGCACGGCGCTGTCGGTGGCGTGCTGTAGGCTGACTTCCGGCTGGTCGACGTTGAGCACGAAGTCCTGCAGGTTGCTGATGCGGTACTGCACGGTCAGCGGGACTTCGATAATGTTCTCGTCTTCGGTCAGCATGGCGCCCTGCTTGCTGTAGGCACGCTCACGCGTCACGTTTTCCTGGAACTTACGATCGATCGGCGGGAAGTAGATGTTCAGACCCGGACCGACGGTCTCGTGATATTTGCCGAAGCGCAGCACCACGGCCTGCTCCTGTTCATCCACCACGTAGATCGCGCTGTACAGCCAGACCACCGCCAACAGGCCGAGGCCTACGAACAGCAGACCGAAGCCACCGCCACCACCGCTGCGTCCGGAATCGTCATCACCACGCTTCTTGCCGCCACCGAAAAGCCCGTTCAGGCTTTCTTGCAGCTTGCGGAACGCTTCGTCGAGATCCGGCGGGCCCTGGCGTCCACCGCCTTTGCGGCCGCCCCAAGGGTCTTGATTGTTCGAGTTTCCACCCGGCTCATTCCAAGCCATAGCGTTCTCCGTACTGATAAAGCAAAGGCGCGCCCACGGCGCGCCGGCCAATGCTACCCAAAGCCCCATGGTGACAGCAAAGCCACCGCTGCGGGCTTTATTGCAAAGTATGTTGCTCGATGAAGACCTGAGGCTCCAAACCCTCGCGACTCACCAGGCGATTGAGCTCGACCCGCGGCAAACGCACCGACAGCAAGCTGTGCCCCTGGTCGTCGTGCTCTTCGCCCTGCACTGCCCCCAGGGCGAAGAACTGCGCCCGCAGCCTTCCCAGACGTTGCGGCAGCTGCAGGGTGGCGACGAACAGATCCTCGCCCAACAGCTCTGCAACCGCCTGTCGCAACAAGTCCAGACCACGCCCTTCGCGCGCAGACAACCAGACACGAACCGGTTTGCCATCACTATCACGCTGGATCTGCGGTTCCACACCTTCCAACAAATCCAGCTTGTTGTACACCTCGAGCATCGGCAACTCGTTCGCGCCGATCTCCTTGAGCACGGCCTGAACCTGCTCGATCTGCGCCATGCGCTCGGGCTCATGGGCATCGATCACATGCAGCAGCAGATCGGAGTTGCTCGATTCTTCCAGCGTAGCGCGGAAGGCTTCGACCAGCTTGTGCGGCAGGTGACGAATGAAACCCACGGTATCGGCCAGCACGATCGGGCCGAGGTCATCGAGCTCAAGGCGGCGCAAGGTCGGGTCGAGGGTGGCGAACAACTGGTCGGCCGCGTACACCTCGGAAGTCGTCAGGGCGTTGAACAGGGTGGACTTGCCAGCGTTGGTGTAGCCGACCAGCGAGACCGAAGGAATGTCGGCACGCTTGCGGCCACGCCGCGCCTGCTCGCGCTGACTGCGTACCTTTTCCAGGCGCGCCTTGATCTGGCGGATACGCACCCGCAGCAGGCGGCGGTCGGTTTCCAGCTGGGTTTCACCCGGACCGCGCAGGCCGATACCGCCCTTCTGCCGCTCAAGGTGGGTCCAGCCACGCACCAGGCGCGTGCTCATATGGTCGAGCTGAGCCAGCTCGACCTGCAGCTTGCCCTCATGGGTGCGCGCGCGCTGGGCGAAGATATCGAGGATCAGCCCGGTACGATCGAGCACACGACACTCGAAGGCGCGCTCGAGGTTGCGCTCCTGGCTGGGAGTCAGGGTGTGATTGAAGATGACCAGATCGGCTTCGGCGGCCTTGACCTGGTCGCGCAGTTCCTCGACCTTGCCGCTGCCGATCAGGAACTTGGCAGTCAGACGACTGCTGGGCACGCAAAAGAAAGCGACCATGTCAGCGCCTGCCGACATGGCCAATTCTTGAAACTCCTGGGGATCTTCGCTCGCCTCGGAGTCTTGGCCTTCCAGATGAACCAGGATGGCCCGCTCACCGCCCTCATGACGCTCGAAGAACAATGCAACCCCCTATTTAGGCGTTACCCGGCTCGCCATCGCCCTGCTCGGAATCGCCAGCGCTCGGCAGGCGCACCGGACGGCTTGGCACGACGGTGGAAATGGCATGTTTGTAGACCATCTGACTGACAGTGTTCTTCAGCAGAATGACGAACTGGTCGAAGGACTCGATCTGGCCCTGCAGCTTGATGCCGTTGACCAGATAGATGGAAACAGGGACGCGTTCCTTACGCAGGGTATTCAGGTAAGGG
The sequence above is drawn from the Pseudomonas sp. Z8(2022) genome and encodes:
- a CDS encoding ATP phosphoribosyltransferase regulatory subunit produces the protein MATVDRWLLPDGIEEVLPPEAARIEAARRQVLDLFQRWGYEFVVTPHIEYLESLLTGAGQDLDLRTFKVTDPLSGRQMGFRADITPQVARIDAHTLRREGPSRLCYAGSVLHAKPRALTTSRSPIQLGAELYGDASPASDIEVISLLVETLELAAVPDVHMDLGHVGIYRGLARAAGLSGAAEQQLFDALQRKAMDEIETLTAALPAGLGNMLRSLAELCGGREVLDLAQAVLVEAPDAVHAALDELVAIADALELRYPELPLYFDLGELRGYNYHTGVVFAAFVPGEGGAIAQGGRYDDTGAVFGRARPATGFSTDLKTLVTLGDMRLDEALGGVWAPDNHDLYLWQAVRRLRSEGERVVQALPGQSEADAREAGCDRLLTLRDGRWQVAPLAS
- a CDS encoding DUF2065 domain-containing protein; the encoded protein is MWQELGVALCLVLVLEGILPFLYPRHWRGAVLQAARLPDRRLRLMGLASMLLGTALLYLLH
- the hflC gene encoding protease modulator HflC; the encoded protein is MSNKSLIGLIVAVVLALVAWNSFYIVAQTERAVLLQFGRVVNPDVQPGLHVKIPYVNQVRIFDGRLLTLDSTSSRFLTLEKKALMVDAYAKWRVKDAERFYQATSGMKQVADERLARRLEASLRDQFGKRTLHESVSGERDALMADVTSTLNRAAERELGIEVVDVRVKAIDLPREVNRSVFERMSTEREREAREHRAKGRELAEGIRADADRQRRVLLAEAYREAEELRGDGDAQAAAIYARAFGQDQEFYSFYRSLQAYRESFADKRDVLVLDPSSDFFRYLEKSKR
- the hflK gene encoding FtsH protease activity modulator HflK: MAWNEPGGNSNNQDPWGGRKGGGRQGPPDLDEAFRKLQESLNGLFGGGKKRGDDDSGRSGGGGGFGLLFVGLGLLAVVWLYSAIYVVDEQEQAVVLRFGKYHETVGPGLNIYFPPIDRKFQENVTRERAYSKQGAMLTEDENIIEVPLTVQYRISNLQDFVLNVDQPEVSLQHATDSAVRHVVGSTEMDQVLTEGRELMASEVRERLQRFLDNYRTGITITQVNIQSAAAPREVQEAFDDVIRAREDEQREKNQAESYANGVIPEARGQAQRLLEEANGYRDEVIARAQGEADRFTKLVAEYRKAPEVTRERLYLDTMQELMSNTSKVLVTGDKGQNNLLYLPLDKMIDSRGGSSSSSSANSSTSTTRDPAVPLSSDLSQRNLRTREGR
- the hflX gene encoding ribosome rescue GTPase HflX, with translation MFFERHEGGERAILVHLEGQDSEASEDPQEFQELAMSAGADMVAFFCVPSSRLTAKFLIGSGKVEELRDQVKAAEADLVIFNHTLTPSQERNLERAFECRVLDRTGLILDIFAQRARTHEGKLQVELAQLDHMSTRLVRGWTHLERQKGGIGLRGPGETQLETDRRLLRVRIRQIKARLEKVRSQREQARRGRKRADIPSVSLVGYTNAGKSTLFNALTTSEVYAADQLFATLDPTLRRLELDDLGPIVLADTVGFIRHLPHKLVEAFRATLEESSNSDLLLHVIDAHEPERMAQIEQVQAVLKEIGANELPMLEVYNKLDLLEGVEPQIQRDSDGKPVRVWLSAREGRGLDLLRQAVAELLGEDLFVATLQLPQRLGRLRAQFFALGAVQGEEHDDQGHSLLSVRLPRVELNRLVSREGLEPQVFIEQHTLQ
- the hfq gene encoding RNA chaperone Hfq, coding for MSKGHSLQDPYLNTLRKERVPVSIYLVNGIKLQGQIESFDQFVILLKNTVSQMVYKHAISTVVPSRPVRLPSAGDSEQGDGEPGNA